A section of the Serratia liquefaciens ATCC 27592 genome encodes:
- the bglX gene encoding beta-glucosidase BglX: protein MKWLCVVSMLSGLAISPVFAQENAVTQGVNAQQRDAFVSNLMKQMTLEEKIGQLRLISVGPDNPKEAIRDGISKGQIGAIFNTVTRPDIRVMQDQAMQLSRLKIPLFFAYDVVHGQRTVFPISLGLAASFDLEAIALSGRVSAQEASDDGLNMTFSPMVDITRDPRWGRVSEGFGEDTWLVSKIAKVMVDAYQNGDPSKPGSIMASVKHFALYGATEGGRDYNTVDMSPLRMYQDYLPPYKAAVEAGSGGVMVSLNSVNGIPATANPWLLKDLLRDQWGFKGITISDHGAIKELIKHGVAADARDAVRLAITSGVDMSMSDEYYDQYLPGLVKDGLVSESDIDRACRDVLNTKYDMGLFKDPYTHLGPAGSDPQDTNAESRLHRAEARVIARKTMVLLKNDRQTLPLSKQATIALVGPMADSQRDVMGSWSAAGVIKQSVTLREGLERAVGDKAKILYAKGANVTQDKSIIDYLNEYEPAVAFDTRPPQQMIDEAVQAAKKADVVVAVVGESQGMAHEASSRADITIPQSQRDLIAALKATGKPLVLVLMNGRPLALSWESQKADAMLETWYSGTEGGNAVADVLFGDYNPSGKLPMTFPRSVGQIPMYYNHLNTGRPFGKENPGKYTSRYFDSPNGPLYPFGYGLSYTSFSLSDLKLSSPTMARNGKITASVTLKNTGKYDGATVVQLYLQDVTASVSRPVKELRNFKKVMLKAGQAQTVELPVTEEDLKFYNASLKWGAEPGKFNVMVGLDSDNVQTQSFTLK from the coding sequence ATGAAATGGCTTTGTGTGGTGAGTATGTTGTCCGGTCTGGCCATCAGCCCGGTTTTTGCACAGGAAAACGCCGTAACGCAAGGCGTTAATGCCCAGCAGCGCGATGCCTTTGTTTCCAACCTGATGAAGCAGATGACGCTGGAAGAAAAAATCGGCCAGCTGCGGTTAATCAGCGTCGGCCCGGATAACCCGAAAGAGGCGATCCGCGACGGCATCAGCAAGGGGCAGATTGGCGCGATCTTCAACACCGTCACCCGGCCGGATATCCGCGTTATGCAGGATCAGGCGATGCAGCTCAGTCGCCTGAAAATCCCGCTGTTCTTTGCCTATGACGTGGTGCACGGCCAACGTACCGTGTTCCCAATCAGCCTCGGGTTGGCGGCCAGCTTTGATCTGGAAGCCATCGCACTCAGCGGTCGAGTGTCGGCGCAGGAAGCCAGCGACGACGGCCTGAACATGACCTTCTCGCCGATGGTCGATATCACCCGCGATCCGCGTTGGGGCCGGGTCTCTGAAGGCTTCGGTGAAGACACCTGGCTGGTGTCCAAAATCGCCAAGGTGATGGTGGACGCCTACCAAAACGGTGACCCGTCCAAGCCCGGCTCAATCATGGCCAGCGTGAAGCACTTCGCGCTGTACGGCGCTACTGAAGGCGGCCGCGACTACAACACCGTCGATATGAGCCCATTGCGGATGTATCAGGACTATCTGCCGCCCTATAAAGCGGCGGTGGAAGCCGGCAGCGGTGGCGTCATGGTGTCGCTCAATTCGGTGAACGGCATTCCGGCCACCGCTAACCCATGGCTGCTGAAGGACCTGCTGCGCGATCAGTGGGGCTTCAAGGGCATCACTATCAGCGACCACGGTGCGATCAAAGAGCTGATAAAACACGGTGTGGCTGCGGACGCGCGTGATGCAGTACGACTGGCGATCACCTCTGGCGTCGACATGAGCATGAGCGACGAATATTACGACCAATACCTGCCGGGGCTGGTGAAAGACGGGCTGGTGTCGGAAAGCGACATTGACCGTGCCTGTCGCGACGTGTTGAACACTAAATATGATATGGGCCTGTTTAAAGACCCTTACACCCATCTTGGCCCGGCAGGTTCCGACCCGCAGGACACCAATGCCGAAAGCCGCCTGCACCGTGCCGAAGCGCGCGTGATCGCGCGTAAGACTATGGTGCTGTTGAAGAACGACCGGCAGACATTGCCGTTAAGCAAACAGGCGACCATTGCGCTGGTTGGGCCGATGGCCGACAGCCAGCGTGACGTGATGGGCAGCTGGTCAGCGGCCGGGGTAATCAAACAGTCGGTGACCCTCCGCGAAGGGCTGGAACGTGCGGTGGGCGACAAGGCGAAAATCCTCTATGCCAAGGGGGCCAACGTCACTCAGGACAAGAGCATTATCGACTACCTGAACGAGTATGAGCCGGCGGTGGCGTTTGACACCCGTCCACCGCAGCAGATGATTGACGAAGCGGTACAGGCGGCGAAGAAAGCCGACGTGGTGGTAGCGGTGGTCGGGGAATCGCAGGGTATGGCGCATGAAGCGTCCAGCCGCGCCGATATTACTATCCCGCAAAGCCAGCGCGACCTGATCGCGGCGCTGAAAGCCACCGGCAAGCCTTTGGTATTGGTACTGATGAACGGCCGACCGCTGGCGCTGAGTTGGGAAAGCCAGAAGGCGGATGCGATGCTGGAAACCTGGTACAGCGGTACCGAAGGCGGTAATGCGGTTGCCGACGTGCTGTTTGGCGATTACAACCCGTCGGGCAAGTTACCGATGACCTTCCCGCGTTCGGTCGGTCAGATCCCGATGTATTACAACCACCTGAACACCGGCCGTCCGTTCGGCAAGGAAAACCCGGGCAAATACACCTCGCGCTACTTTGACTCGCCGAACGGTCCGCTGTATCCCTTCGGTTATGGCCTGAGCTACACCAGCTTCAGCCTGTCGGACCTGAAACTTTCCAGCCCGACAATGGCGCGCAACGGCAAGATCACCGCCAGCGTCACGCTGAAGAATACCGGCAAATATGATGGTGCCACCGTTGTGCAGCTGTACCTGCAGGACGTGACCGCCTCGGTCAGCCGTCCGGTGAAAGAGCTACGCAACTTTAAGAAAGTGATGCTGAAAGCGGGCCAGGCGCAGACGGTAGAATTGCCTGTCACCGAAGAGGATCTCAAGTTCTATAACGCCAGCCTGAAATGGGGCGCGGAACCGGGCAAGTTTAACGTGATGGTGGGTCTGGATTCCGACAACGTGCAAACACAGAGCTTTACGCTGAAGTAA
- a CDS encoding ABC transporter substrate-binding protein, whose product MFKRLLLIFILFSSAAQADRQVTDQLNRQVTLPDTITRAVVLQHQTLNLLVQLDALPQVVGVLSSWKKQLGPNYLRLAPGLAKMPMPGDLTSVNIESLLSLHPQVVFVANYAPPEMIAQIERAGIPVVAISLRREAADQAGKMNPVLNDEDQAYNLGLQDGIRLIGKVMGHQPQAEAMIQDVFQQRTLVADRLRDLPADQRVRVYMANPDLTTYGSGKYTGLMMQHAGALNVAAKDIQGFKQVSIEDVLKWNPAVIFVQERYPEVVQQILSSPQWQGIDAVKNKRVYLMPEYAKAWGYPMPEALALGELWMAKKLYPQRFSDVNLQQRVDAYYRQYYRSSCCQSEQ is encoded by the coding sequence ATGTTCAAACGCTTGTTGCTGATTTTTATTCTTTTCTCTTCCGCCGCACAGGCGGATCGCCAGGTCACCGACCAACTCAACAGACAGGTCACATTGCCCGATACCATCACCCGCGCGGTGGTGCTGCAACACCAGACGCTGAACCTGCTGGTGCAGCTCGACGCGCTGCCGCAGGTGGTGGGTGTGCTCAGTAGCTGGAAGAAACAGCTGGGGCCGAATTATCTGCGGCTGGCACCTGGGTTGGCAAAAATGCCGATGCCGGGCGATCTCACCTCGGTGAACATCGAAAGCCTGCTCAGCCTGCACCCGCAGGTGGTGTTTGTCGCTAACTACGCACCACCGGAAATGATTGCCCAGATTGAACGGGCCGGTATTCCGGTGGTGGCTATTTCGTTGCGCCGTGAGGCGGCGGATCAGGCCGGGAAAATGAACCCGGTACTCAATGATGAAGATCAGGCCTATAACCTTGGCCTGCAGGACGGTATCCGCCTGATCGGCAAGGTAATGGGGCACCAGCCGCAGGCAGAGGCGATGATCCAGGACGTTTTTCAGCAGAGAACGCTGGTGGCCGACCGGCTGCGAGACCTGCCTGCGGACCAACGGGTTCGGGTGTATATGGCCAATCCGGATTTAACCACCTACGGTTCGGGCAAATACACCGGGCTGATGATGCAGCACGCCGGTGCGCTAAACGTGGCGGCGAAGGACATTCAGGGCTTTAAGCAGGTATCGATTGAAGACGTGCTGAAGTGGAACCCGGCGGTGATTTTCGTTCAGGAGCGTTATCCCGAGGTGGTGCAGCAAATCCTCAGTTCGCCGCAGTGGCAGGGGATTGACGCGGTAAAAAATAAACGCGTCTATCTGATGCCGGAATACGCCAAGGCCTGGGGCTACCCGATGCCGGAAGCGTTGGCGCTGGGTGAACTCTGGATGGCGAAAAAGCTGTATCCGCAGCGTTTTAGCGACGTCAATTTGCAGCAGCGGGTGGATGCCTATTACCGGCAGTATTATCGCAGCAGCTGTTGCCAGAGCGAGCAATGA
- a CDS encoding FecCD family ABC transporter permease, protein MRLGWLLLLTLFCALLSLGIGRYPVSAAHSLMILLEPLTGPNGAIDAVQRQVILGVRVPRVLLAMGAGASLALCGAALQGVFRNPLVDPHIIGVSSGAAFGGTLAILLSLPMAALLLSAFVFGMAALLLIFAITSAIARRNILSLVLAGVILSGFFSACVSLLQYLADTEEKLPSIVFWLLGSFATADDNKLLMLFLPLLLAGGLLLALRWRINLLSMGDEDAAALGINVERTRWLILTLCAAIVAAQVAVSGSIGWVGLVIPHVARLLVGPDHRRLLPASLCLGALYMVLIDDLARTLSSSEIPLGILTALIGAPLFALLLRRAQLRGWHG, encoded by the coding sequence ATGAGGCTTGGCTGGCTGCTCCTGCTGACGTTGTTTTGCGCGCTGCTGTCGTTGGGGATTGGCCGTTACCCGGTATCGGCAGCTCACAGTCTGATGATCCTGCTCGAGCCGTTGACCGGCCCGAACGGCGCTATCGATGCGGTTCAACGTCAGGTGATTCTGGGGGTTCGCGTACCCAGAGTGTTATTGGCTATGGGGGCCGGTGCCTCTCTGGCCCTGTGTGGCGCCGCGCTGCAGGGGGTCTTTCGTAATCCGCTGGTGGATCCGCATATCATCGGCGTCTCTTCCGGTGCGGCCTTTGGCGGCACGCTGGCGATTTTACTCAGCCTGCCGATGGCCGCGCTGTTGCTGTCTGCATTTGTATTCGGTATGGCAGCGTTGCTGCTGATTTTTGCCATTACCAGCGCCATCGCCCGGCGCAATATTTTGTCGCTGGTGCTGGCTGGGGTGATCCTCAGCGGCTTTTTCTCCGCCTGCGTCAGCCTGTTGCAATACCTGGCCGATACCGAAGAGAAACTGCCGAGCATCGTGTTCTGGCTGCTGGGCAGCTTCGCCACCGCCGACGACAATAAACTGTTGATGCTTTTCCTGCCGTTGTTGTTGGCTGGCGGGCTGTTATTGGCATTGCGCTGGAGAATCAATTTGCTGTCGATGGGGGATGAGGATGCCGCTGCACTGGGCATTAACGTCGAGCGCACCCGCTGGTTGATCCTGACGCTGTGCGCCGCGATTGTCGCCGCACAGGTGGCGGTCAGCGGCAGCATTGGCTGGGTCGGGTTGGTTATTCCGCACGTTGCCCGGCTGCTGGTTGGCCCCGATCATCGTCGTCTGTTACCGGCTTCTCTGTGTTTGGGGGCGTTGTATATGGTGTTGATCGACGATTTGGCACGCACGCTGAGCAGCAGTGAAATTCCGCTGGGCATTTTAACGGCATTGATTGGCGCACCGCTGTTTGCGTTGCTGTTGCGCCGTGCGCAACTGAGAGGTTGGCATGGCTGA
- a CDS encoding ABC transporter ATP-binding protein: MAETLLTVKDLSFGWPGQAPLFNALSLQLSRGEVLAVLGPNGRGKSTLMQLLLGTLPLQQGAVECAGGIGFVPQHFTAPFAYRVLDIVLMGRARYVGLFRSPSAQDHRLAKEALQSLDMLGFADRKFGSLSGGQRQLVLIARALAMSCEVLILDEPTSALDLHHQDRVLSLISSLARERQMAVMFSTHQPNHAHAVADRALLLGAEGQHQIGPCARVLTAECLSPLFDLAIERVALQIEGRQFETLVPLYRSQRERHHE; this comes from the coding sequence ATGGCTGAGACATTACTGACGGTTAAAGATCTCAGTTTTGGTTGGCCCGGCCAAGCGCCTTTGTTTAACGCGCTGAGCCTGCAATTGTCGCGTGGCGAAGTCTTGGCGGTACTGGGCCCCAACGGGCGCGGCAAAAGTACCCTGATGCAGCTGTTGCTCGGCACCCTGCCGCTGCAACAGGGGGCGGTTGAATGTGCCGGCGGCATCGGTTTTGTGCCGCAGCATTTCACGGCGCCTTTTGCCTATCGGGTGCTGGATATCGTGCTGATGGGGCGAGCGCGTTATGTGGGGTTGTTCCGCTCTCCTTCGGCGCAGGATCATCGGCTGGCGAAAGAAGCCCTGCAGTCGCTGGATATGTTGGGCTTTGCCGACCGCAAATTTGGCAGTTTATCGGGCGGACAGCGGCAACTGGTGCTGATTGCCCGCGCACTGGCGATGAGCTGCGAGGTACTGATACTGGATGAACCCACTTCGGCATTGGATCTTCATCACCAGGATCGGGTGCTGAGCCTGATCTCGTCACTGGCGCGGGAACGACAGATGGCGGTGATGTTTTCGACCCATCAACCCAACCATGCTCATGCGGTGGCCGATCGTGCCTTGCTGCTGGGGGCCGAGGGACAGCATCAAATCGGGCCCTGTGCCAGGGTGCTGACGGCCGAGTGCTTGTCGCCACTGTTTGATTTGGCGATTGAGCGGGTGGCTTTGCAGATTGAGGGGCGGCAGTTTGAAACGCTGGTGCCTTTATATCGCAGTCAAAGGGAGCGTCATCATGAGTAA
- a CDS encoding substrate-binding domain-containing protein yields MSNLLLFAAGSLRVAFGPLLAAFQAQTGEVVDAVFGPAGLLRQRIEAGERPHVFASANLAHPQRLVDLHLSPRVQTFARNRLCATVRNIAGLTERPLLEVLLDSRWRVATSTPGADPSGDYALQLFERIEFLLPGQGTALRQRALALVGGPDSAPLPMDRSAAEYLLNSGQADIFLGYASYGAALARFPELVVRQLPPSLTIEADYGLCLLDGRAQPLAEFILAEEGQAILREKGFLPANLVS; encoded by the coding sequence ATGAGTAATCTTCTGCTGTTTGCCGCCGGTAGCCTGCGTGTGGCATTTGGGCCGCTGCTGGCCGCGTTTCAGGCACAAACCGGCGAGGTTGTAGATGCGGTATTTGGTCCCGCAGGCCTGCTGCGTCAGCGCATTGAAGCCGGTGAACGGCCGCATGTTTTCGCTTCGGCCAATCTGGCGCATCCGCAGCGATTGGTCGATCTGCATTTATCGCCACGGGTACAAACTTTTGCCCGTAACCGGTTATGCGCGACGGTACGTAATATTGCCGGACTAACAGAACGCCCGTTGTTGGAGGTACTGCTGGACTCGCGTTGGCGGGTGGCGACCTCCACGCCGGGTGCCGATCCTTCCGGTGACTATGCGCTGCAATTATTTGAACGTATTGAATTCCTGTTGCCGGGGCAGGGGACAGCCCTGCGGCAACGGGCTTTGGCTCTGGTGGGCGGCCCAGATTCAGCGCCGTTGCCGATGGACCGATCGGCGGCTGAGTATCTGCTCAACAGCGGGCAGGCGGATATCTTCCTCGGTTACGCCAGCTATGGTGCGGCGTTGGCAAGGTTTCCCGAGCTGGTGGTGCGGCAGTTACCGCCTTCGCTGACGATTGAGGCCGACTACGGTCTGTGTCTGTTGGATGGACGGGCACAGCCCTTGGCCGAGTTTATTCTGGCGGAAGAGGGGCAGGCGATACTGCGTGAAAAGGGGTTTTTACCTGCCAACCTGGTGAGCTAA
- a CDS encoding AAA family ATPase, with protein sequence MIVLIGSQKGGVGKSTKAVNIAGYLILKQGKTAIIVDADDQKSIMTWYNDRQNVEGLPHIPVVAASGKIKETLLELDRHYDYVIVDTAGRDSAELRSGLLAADLFLSPLRPSQMDLDTVGYLSEMFATAQEYNEKVKGYIVLNMCPTNIFINEANEAAQVLSEYPELTLVSNRLCDRKIYRDAWGEAITVHEAHNEKAQAEIESLVKEVIL encoded by the coding sequence ATGATTGTTTTGATTGGCTCGCAAAAGGGTGGCGTAGGGAAATCGACCAAGGCGGTCAATATCGCCGGATATCTGATCCTCAAGCAGGGAAAAACGGCCATCATCGTCGATGCCGACGATCAGAAATCAATCATGACCTGGTATAACGATCGCCAAAATGTTGAAGGTCTGCCGCATATTCCGGTGGTTGCCGCCTCGGGTAAAATCAAAGAGACGCTGCTGGAGCTGGATCGCCATTACGATTATGTGATTGTCGACACCGCCGGCCGCGACAGCGCCGAACTGCGCTCGGGCCTGTTGGCCGCCGATCTGTTCCTTTCTCCGCTGCGCCCGTCGCAGATGGATCTGGACACCGTCGGGTATCTGTCTGAAATGTTCGCCACGGCGCAAGAATATAACGAGAAGGTGAAAGGCTACATCGTGCTGAACATGTGCCCGACCAACATCTTCATTAATGAAGCCAACGAAGCGGCGCAAGTATTAAGCGAATACCCGGAACTGACGCTGGTCAGTAACCGCCTGTGCGACCGCAAGATTTACCGCGACGCCTGGGGCGAGGCGATTACCGTGCATGAGGCGCATAACGAAAAAGCGCAGGCGGAAATCGAAAGCCTGGTGAAGGAGGTGATCCTGTGA
- the yajD gene encoding HNH nuclease YajD, with protein MAYIPKNYARLETGYREKALKIFPWVCGRCSREFVYSNLRELTVHHIDHDHSNNPEDGSNWEMLCLYCHDHEHSKYTEADQYGSTVVAGEDAQKDVGLATHNPFANLKSMLKK; from the coding sequence ATGGCATATATCCCAAAAAACTACGCGAGGCTGGAGACTGGCTACCGCGAAAAAGCGCTGAAAATCTTTCCCTGGGTCTGCGGACGCTGCTCGCGTGAGTTTGTGTACTCCAACCTGCGCGAACTGACGGTTCACCATATCGATCACGACCACAGCAACAACCCGGAAGACGGTAGCAACTGGGAAATGCTGTGCCTTTATTGTCACGACCATGAGCATTCAAAATACACCGAAGCCGATCAGTATGGCTCAACGGTTGTTGCCGGTGAAGATGCGCAAAAAGACGTCGGTCTCGCGACCCATAACCCGTTCGCCAACCTGAAGTCGATGTTGAAAAAGTAG
- a CDS encoding GNAT family N-acetyltransferase gives MRIERLSAHRQRIGELAALLHQEWQDFPPWSCREKISQRLEQRCEPQHPGLALLALSPQQQILGTASLIVYELADKPERKFWLGEVFTHPQHRGQGVASELIAQCIAHCRREQITALYLYTPDQQPLYQKLGWQPVEQREVCGETVTVMCRTL, from the coding sequence ATGCGTATCGAACGACTTTCTGCGCATCGCCAGCGCATTGGTGAACTGGCCGCTTTACTGCATCAGGAGTGGCAGGACTTCCCCCCGTGGAGCTGCCGAGAGAAAATCAGCCAGCGCCTGGAACAGCGCTGTGAACCACAGCACCCCGGGCTGGCGCTGTTGGCTCTGTCACCGCAACAACAGATCCTCGGAACCGCCAGCCTGATCGTTTACGAACTGGCAGATAAGCCAGAGCGCAAGTTCTGGCTGGGGGAAGTCTTTACCCATCCACAACACCGCGGCCAGGGCGTGGCTAGCGAACTGATCGCCCAGTGCATTGCCCACTGCCGACGGGAACAGATCACCGCGCTGTATCTCTACACGCCCGACCAACAACCGCTTTATCAGAAACTGGGCTGGCAACCTGTTGAGCAACGTGAAGTTTGTGGCGAAACCGTCACGGTGATGTGCCGCACGCTGTAA
- a CDS encoding LysR family transcriptional regulator produces MDHHLLAIRVFNRVVETGGFTRAADSLRMPKATVTKLIQSLEDHLQTKLFKRTTRSVSVTPEGECYYQRTVKWLAELEQMEGSMTESQSAPQGVLRIDVGGATARQLLLPALPDFIARYPQIQIDLGVGDRLIDLINDSADCVIRSGPLADSSLIARRLFELEWVTCATPAYLAHYGTPQHPCDLELGYPLAHYRHALNDRILPLHFVDRGKEIDIQHRYHVSVNESNALLAAALAGLGIIQTFRFMAQPHLDSGELVSLLHDWQPPAEQMYVVYPSNRHLSAKMRVFIDWAIETFK; encoded by the coding sequence ATGGATCATCATTTACTCGCTATCCGGGTGTTTAACCGCGTGGTGGAAACCGGCGGCTTCACCCGTGCCGCAGACTCGTTGCGGATGCCCAAAGCCACCGTCACCAAGCTGATCCAGAGCCTGGAAGATCACCTGCAAACCAAGCTGTTCAAGCGCACCACCCGCAGCGTGTCGGTAACGCCCGAAGGCGAATGTTACTACCAACGAACGGTTAAATGGCTGGCAGAGCTGGAGCAAATGGAAGGCAGCATGACCGAGTCGCAGAGTGCGCCGCAGGGCGTGCTGCGCATCGACGTTGGCGGTGCCACCGCTCGCCAGCTGCTGTTGCCGGCGCTGCCGGACTTTATTGCCCGCTATCCGCAAATACAGATTGATCTGGGCGTGGGCGATCGACTCATCGACCTGATCAACGACAGCGCCGACTGCGTGATCCGCAGCGGTCCGCTGGCCGACTCCAGCCTGATTGCCCGCCGGTTGTTCGAGCTTGAATGGGTAACCTGCGCAACCCCGGCCTATCTGGCTCATTACGGTACGCCGCAGCATCCCTGTGATCTGGAACTGGGGTATCCGCTGGCACACTATCGTCATGCGTTGAACGATCGCATCCTGCCGCTGCACTTTGTCGATCGAGGCAAAGAAATCGATATCCAGCACCGCTATCACGTCAGCGTCAACGAAAGCAATGCGCTGCTGGCGGCGGCGCTGGCCGGATTGGGTATCATCCAAACCTTCCGTTTTATGGCACAACCGCATCTGGACAGCGGCGAGCTGGTCAGCCTGCTGCACGACTGGCAACCACCGGCTGAGCAGATGTATGTGGTGTACCCTTCCAACCGCCATCTGAGCGCCAAAATGCGGGTATTTATCGATTGGGCGATCGAGACCTTCAAATAG
- a CDS encoding MFS transporter, producing MLNNNEKPAPSPWLAIFSLTVACFVMVTTEFLPIGLLTNIAPSLDVSTGKAGLMVTVPGIVAAIAAPALSLAAGRLDRRLLMLALSVLLTVSNLVSALAVNFPMMLLGRVLLGICVGGFWAFAANYGRHLVPEASQGRATALILSGISVGAVCGVPAGALIGDLFGWRAAFFGSAVLAVGVLLAQLRLLTSVPPTRPVTPRDLLLPLRLPMARTGLIAIVLLFIGHFAAYTYLKPLLQQVFVLSPSAISLQLLAYGAIGLLGTFLGERLAERSLRATFILIAAMLAAILIVSPFLSGIAGATLMVMVWGLAFGAVPVCATNWMFAAVPQAPEAGQALLVCVIQIALASGALLGGEVVDWQGVSSAMLFGGALTLSAALVFGLTLRSGMISAKQS from the coding sequence ATGCTGAATAATAATGAGAAACCTGCACCATCACCCTGGCTGGCGATCTTCTCGCTGACCGTCGCCTGCTTTGTGATGGTTACCACCGAATTTCTACCGATTGGCCTGCTGACCAATATCGCCCCATCGCTGGACGTCAGCACCGGCAAAGCCGGACTGATGGTGACCGTGCCCGGTATCGTCGCGGCAATCGCCGCCCCTGCCCTCAGTCTGGCGGCCGGTCGGCTCGATCGTCGTCTGCTGATGCTGGCATTGAGCGTGCTATTGACGGTTTCCAACCTGGTCTCCGCACTGGCGGTAAACTTCCCCATGATGTTGCTGGGCCGCGTGCTGCTGGGCATCTGCGTCGGCGGTTTTTGGGCCTTTGCCGCCAACTACGGCCGCCATCTGGTGCCGGAAGCCAGCCAGGGCCGGGCCACTGCGCTTATCCTGAGCGGCATTTCGGTCGGCGCCGTGTGCGGCGTTCCTGCCGGTGCGTTGATTGGAGACCTGTTCGGCTGGCGCGCCGCTTTCTTTGGCAGCGCGGTGCTGGCGGTCGGGGTGTTATTGGCACAGCTGCGCCTGCTGACATCGGTACCCCCCACCCGGCCGGTTACGCCACGCGATCTGCTGTTGCCGCTGCGTCTGCCGATGGCGCGTACCGGGCTTATTGCCATCGTGCTGCTGTTTATCGGCCATTTTGCCGCCTACACCTACCTGAAACCGCTGCTGCAGCAGGTATTCGTCCTCAGCCCGTCGGCGATTTCGCTGCAATTGTTGGCCTATGGTGCCATTGGCCTGCTCGGAACATTTTTGGGCGAGAGGCTGGCCGAACGCAGCCTGCGCGCCACCTTTATCCTGATTGCCGCCATGTTGGCCGCCATCCTGATTGTGTCGCCGTTCCTCAGCGGCATCGCCGGGGCTACGCTGATGGTGATGGTATGGGGGTTGGCGTTCGGCGCCGTGCCGGTGTGCGCTACCAACTGGATGTTCGCTGCGGTACCGCAGGCACCGGAGGCCGGCCAGGCACTGTTGGTCTGCGTGATCCAGATAGCCCTGGCCTCCGGCGCGCTGCTGGGTGGAGAAGTGGTTGACTGGCAGGGCGTCAGCAGCGCCATGTTGTTCGGTGGCGCACTGACCCTGTCCGCCGCGCTGGTATTCGGCCTGACCTTGCGCTCCGGCATGATTAGCGCTAAACAGTCATAA